The genomic segment gtgtgagaggttgggggtggagtttactgttgggatgtttgtgtgagaggttgggggtggagtttactgttgggatgtttgtgtgagaggttgggggtggagtttactgttgggatgtttgtgtgagaggttgggggtggagtttactgttgggatggttgtgtgagaggttggggtggagtttactgttgggatgtttgtgtgagaggttgggggtggagtttactgttgggatgtttgtgtgagaggttgggggtggagtttactgttgggatgtttgtgtgagaggttgggggtggagtttACTTTGGAATGTTTTTAATAAGTGCAGGTATTCGAAGAAGGAAAAGGCCAAACGTGTCAAACGTGTGTTGTAGAAGTGGTGAGGTTTTGGTTATTGTGATGTGTGGTGATGTTTTGTGTTGTGGGGTAGAGGGCAAGGTGAGGATGCAGTACAGGGGATATTTGTTTTTTAAAGGTGGttgggggggggttaatgtgGTGAGGTTTTAATTAAATGAGGATGTTTCATTAAAGAAAGACAAACAGTCAaaagtctctctcttctctcaattcaattcaaatggtccccatctctctctctctcccctcttcctatctctctctctccctgctacaTCTCTattttcccccatctctctctctctcccctcttcctatctctctctctccctgctacaTCTCTattttcccccatctctctctctctcccctcttcctatctctctctctccctgctacaTCTCTattttcccccatctctctctctcccctcatcctatctctctctctccctgctacaTCTCtattttccccatctctctctcccctcttcctatctctctctctccctgctacatctctcttttcccccattgctctctctttctctctctattccctccatgAATATTCTAACCTGTCAGCTAATGTTGTTTTGGTGTGTTGTCTAGAGTGCGGCTGTGTGAATGGAGAATGTAACAACGGTCCTGATGGGAACGGAGAGTGCTACTGCCAGCCGCCGTACACTGGACCCAGGTGTGAACAAGGTAACCCCGCCCTCCTTTACatcagatacagtggggcaaaaaaagtatttagtcagccaccaattgtgcaagttctcccacttaaaaagatgagataggcctataattttcatcacaggtacacattttccaccataatttgcaaatatattaattaaaaatcctacaatgtgatattctggatttttttcttctaattttgtctgtcatagttgaagtgtacctatgatgaaaattacaggcctctctcatctttttaagtgggaggacttgcacaattagtggctgactaaatacttttttgccccactgtacatgaatGGGTTGTGCCCCAAATAACACCCTATCCCCTAAATAGTCCACTTCTTTTggccagagctctatgggccctaatcaaaagtagtgcactatgtagggaatagggtgccatttgtgatacagcccagatATAGTCCATTGATATTCACCCTTACAAAAAAAGTGATGATTTCACATGGAAAATCGTGTTAAAACGTGTTTTTTTTTGAAGACCTGAACACGTTTATCACATATGTAGTTTCATGTTgttttacatgttgtcacgttatcacatTGACTTCAGATGTGATTACATACCTCTTTTGGaacatttcacatgtgaaatacatgtatttttttaaaggaaaCCCAGTTTTCACCGTGTTCTGGACCAGACAAGCtttcaaaaaataaaattaaTTGGTTGATAATTGTTATCTTGTTCTCATTTAGTGATCTCATTTAGTGATCTCATTTAGTGTTCTCATTTAGTGATCCCATTTAGTGATGTCATTTAATGATCCCATTTAGTGATCCCATTTAGTGATCCCATTTAGTGATGTCATTTAGTGATGTCATTTAGTGATGTCATTTAGTGATCTCATTTAGTGATGTCATTTAGTGATGTCATTTAGTGATCTCATTTAGTGATCCCATTTAGTGATCTCATTTAGTGATCCCATTTAGTGATCCCATTTAGTGATCTCATTTAGTGATGTCATTTAGTGATCTCATTTAGTGATGTCATTTAGTGATCTCATTTAGTGATCTCATTTCGTGATCCCATTTAGTGATCTCATTTAGTGATCTCATTTAGTGATCTCATTTAGTGATGTCATTTAGTGATCCCATTTAGTGATGTCATTTAGTGATCTCATTTAGTGATGTCATTTAGTGATGTCATTTAGTGATCTCATTTAGTGATCTCATTTAGTGATCCCATTTAGTGATGTCATTTAGTGATGTCATTTAGTGAAAGGTACTTCAGTACTGTAGGTTGGTGTCTACTGATGATGTGTATTGTGTTTCCTCCAGTCTCTGCTGCCTGTAAGAACTGCAGTGCCTACTCCCACTGTAAAGGAGTGGCAGAGAACTCCGTGTGTCAATGTCTTCCTGGGTTTCACAAGACTGGAGACCGTTGCTCAGGTGACAGAGTTCATACATATCACTAGGGTGACAAAATTCTGCTAACTTTCCCAAAATTCATATGCTGGTCATTTATATTATATTCTGCTCTGTTCCATTCCATTCTGCTCTTTTCTATTTTATTCCATTCTGTTCTATCATGttccattctgttctgttctgttctgttctatcctgttctgctataatatattatgttctattctgttctgttctgttataatatattctgttatatcctgttctattctgttctgctataatatattctgttctattctgttctattctgttctattctgttctatcctgttctatcatgttctattctgttctattctgttctattctgttctattctgttctatcctgttctattctgttctattctgttctattctgctatattctgttctgttctgttctatcctcttctatcatgttctattctgctctattctgttctattctgttctattctgttctattctgttctgttataatatattctgttctattctgttctattctgttctgttataatatattctgttctattctgtactattctgttctattctgttctatcctgttctgttataatatattctgttctattctgttctattctgttctattctgttctattctgttctatcctgttctattctgttctatcctgttctattctgttctatcctgttctgttataatatattctgttctattctgttctattctgttctattctgttctatcctgttctgttataatatattatgttctattctgttctattctgttctgttataatatattctgttctattctgttatattataatatattctgttatattctgtactattctgttctgttataatatattatgttctattcggttctgttataatatattctgttccattctgtactattctgttctattctgttctattctgttctgttataatatattctgttccattctgtactattctgttccattctgttctatctgttctgttataatatattatgttctattctgttctattctgttctgttataatatattatgttctattctgttctattctgttctgttataatatattctgttctattctgttctattctgttctgttataatatattctgttctattctgttctattctgttctgttataatatattatgttctatcctgttctattctgttctattctgttccattctgttctatcctgttctgttataatataataaaaaaataaaaaaaataattaaaaaaaaatatgccatttagcagacgcttttatccaaagcgacttacagtcatgtgtgcatacattctacgtatgggtggtcccgggaatcgaacccactaccctggcgttacaagcgccaggctctaccaactgagctacagaaggaagttctattctgttctattctgttctattctgttctgttataatatattatgttctattctgttctattctgttctgttataatatattctgttctattctgttctgttctgttataatacattctgttctattctgttctgttataatacattctgttctattatgttctattctgttcaattctgttctgttataatatattatgttctattctgttctgttataatacattctgttctattctgttctattctgttttgttataatatattctgttctattcggttctgttataatatattctgttatattctgttatattataatatattctgttctattcggttctgttataatatattctgttatattctgttatattataatatattctgttatattctcttctgttataatatattatgttctattctgttctattctgttctatcctgttctgctataatatattatgttc from the Oncorhynchus gorbuscha isolate QuinsamMale2020 ecotype Even-year unplaced genomic scaffold, OgorEven_v1.0 Un_scaffold_5858, whole genome shotgun sequence genome contains:
- the LOC124029237 gene encoding stabilin-2-like, with the protein product CGCVNGECNNGPDGNGECYCQPPYTGPRCEQVSAACKNCSAYSHCKGVAENSVCQCLPGFHKTGDRCSGFCSAKQCDVNADCSWLGGRLFQCQCKAGYKGDGRMCVPINPCDEDNGGCPRNSTVCVYNSPGK